Proteins from one Methanococcus maripaludis C5 genomic window:
- the pheA gene encoding prephenate dehydratase, producing MICCLGPKGSYTEKAAVTFSKAINDNEIQFEDSIYNVFKAVETNSEFFGVVPSENSIGGSVSLTQDLLLEFPVKIIGEVDVSINHCLIGIDIKKVTEVLAHPQALTQCGHYITKNNWNITPVDSNAKAAKIVSEKKDEKLAAICGVENAEIYGLKVLDENIQDYKNNTTRFFLICNKNNDFKTNLKPNKVSIVIEINKNMPGAFYEVLGVFKYRNVNLTRIESRPSKKEIGNYVFYIDYEFYEDNAALLRDLRMWALNVIELGNYFVLK from the coding sequence ATGATCTGCTGTCTCGGACCAAAGGGAAGTTATACTGAAAAGGCTGCTGTTACGTTTTCAAAAGCGATAAATGACAACGAAATCCAGTTTGAAGATTCAATTTACAATGTATTCAAGGCAGTTGAAACTAATTCTGAATTTTTTGGAGTAGTTCCATCTGAAAATTCAATTGGAGGTTCAGTGTCGCTTACACAAGACCTTCTTTTGGAGTTTCCTGTAAAAATTATCGGTGAAGTGGATGTTTCAATAAACCACTGCTTAATTGGCATAGATATTAAAAAAGTAACCGAAGTTTTAGCCCACCCACAAGCACTCACACAGTGTGGGCACTACATTACAAAAAATAACTGGAATATAACCCCAGTTGACAGCAACGCAAAAGCTGCAAAAATTGTTTCAGAGAAAAAGGACGAAAAACTTGCAGCAATCTGCGGTGTTGAAAATGCAGAAATTTACGGGTTAAAAGTTCTTGATGAAAACATTCAGGACTACAAAAACAATACTACACGATTTTTTTTAATCTGCAATAAAAATAATGATTTTAAAACCAATTTAAAACCAAATAAAGTATCGATAGTAATTGAAATAAATAAAAACATGCCTGGAGCATTTTATGAAGTTTTGGGCGTATTTAAATATAGAAATGTTAATTTAACACGGATTGAGTCCCGACCTTCCAAAAAAGAAATTGGAAATTATGTATTTTATATTGATTATGAATTTTATGAGGATAATGCGGCATTACTTAGGGATCTAAGAATGTGGGCATTAAACGTAATTGAGCTTGGAAATTATTTCGTTTTAAAATAA
- a CDS encoding methanogenesis marker 2 protein, whose product MDLSKLADELRNFEGVTRKKEIKNVVNNFNFQEDYEFDIVVDFGDDAAIIGIDDENAVLLAADGIWGKLLETDPFWAGYCAVLVNANDIAAMGGRSIGMTNIIGIKDCDKGRDLLKGLKEGVSKFGIPVVGGHTHPDAQCNVLDISITGLVKRDNVLRSDAAKTGDKIVFAYDLDGKIHETFNLNWDTTSMKSKKYVRDQLKVLEIIGEEHLANSCKDISNPGGLGTLGMLLEVSKKGAMVDVSKIPVPEDVSLNHWLKMYPGSGFVFTAPENKTKDLIERLEFTGIASAVCGEVKNDRKFMITDGNEKTVFFDFEKEYICGC is encoded by the coding sequence ATGGATTTAAGCAAGCTCGCTGACGAACTCAGAAATTTTGAAGGCGTTACAAGAAAAAAAGAAATCAAAAATGTTGTCAATAACTTTAATTTTCAAGAAGATTATGAATTCGATATTGTTGTAGATTTTGGTGATGATGCGGCAATAATTGGAATTGATGATGAAAACGCAGTACTTCTCGCAGCAGATGGGATTTGGGGAAAATTGCTTGAAACAGATCCATTTTGGGCAGGATACTGCGCAGTTTTAGTAAATGCAAATGATATTGCTGCAATGGGCGGTAGGTCCATTGGAATGACAAATATTATCGGCATAAAGGACTGCGATAAAGGAAGGGACTTGTTAAAAGGCCTTAAAGAAGGAGTCAGTAAATTTGGAATACCTGTTGTTGGCGGTCACACGCACCCTGATGCACAGTGCAATGTTTTAGATATTTCGATTACTGGGCTTGTAAAACGGGACAATGTTTTAAGAAGTGATGCTGCAAAAACTGGGGACAAAATCGTCTTTGCATATGATTTGGACGGAAAAATCCACGAAACATTTAATTTAAACTGGGATACTACATCCATGAAATCTAAAAAGTACGTTCGAGACCAGTTAAAAGTTCTTGAAATAATCGGTGAGGAACACCTTGCAAACTCCTGTAAGGATATAAGTAATCCCGGCGGACTTGGAACTTTAGGAATGCTTTTAGAAGTTTCAAAAAAAGGTGCAATGGTTGATGTAAGTAAAATCCCGGTTCCAGAAGATGTGTCCTTAAACCACTGGCTTAAAATGTACCCTGGAAGCGGTTTTGTATTTACTGCGCCGGAAAATAAAACAAAAGACTTAATCGAAAGACTCGAATTTACAGGAATTGCATCTGCAGTTTGCGGTGAAGTTAAAAACGACAGAAAATTCATGATAACTGACGGAAATGAAAAAACCGTGTTTTTCGACTTTGAAAAAGAATACATCTGTGGCTGTTAA
- the rnc gene encoding ribonuclease III, translating to MKNFEKLLSKLDIKFNDLNIFKRAFMHSSYVNEQKNTNLEDNERLEYLGDAVLELIIIEYLFKKENLSEGEMSKLRAKYVCESALFTYAKKLNFNNYILLGKGELNSKGYNKPAIISDVFEAFIAAIYLDQGLDSAKKFVYNNIIPIIEESSKELFIDHKTRLQELPELNNKTIKYVKLEEAGKPHDKKFVIAVKSGQKMLGKGIGKSKKEAEMKAAKNALLKLEKNKN from the coding sequence ATGAAGAATTTTGAAAAGCTGCTTTCGAAACTTGATATAAAATTTAATGATTTAAATATATTTAAACGAGCATTTATGCATTCTTCGTACGTAAATGAGCAAAAAAATACTAATTTAGAAGATAATGAACGACTGGAATATTTAGGGGATGCTGTTTTAGAATTAATAATTATTGAATACTTGTTTAAAAAAGAAAATTTATCTGAAGGGGAAATGTCAAAATTGCGGGCAAAATACGTCTGTGAAAGTGCACTTTTTACATATGCTAAAAAGCTGAATTTTAATAATTACATCCTTTTGGGAAAAGGGGAACTAAATTCTAAAGGATACAATAAACCTGCGATAATTTCAGACGTTTTTGAAGCATTTATCGCTGCAATATATTTAGATCAGGGTTTAGATTCAGCTAAAAAGTTTGTATATAATAACATAATTCCAATTATCGAAGAAAGTTCGAAAGAATTGTTTATTGATCATAAAACCAGATTGCAGGAATTGCCTGAATTAAACAATAAAACTATCAAATATGTAAAGTTAGAAGAAGCTGGAAAACCACACGATAAAAAATTTGTTATTGCCGTAAAATCCGGGCAAAAAATGCTCGGAAAGGGAATTGGAAAAAGTAAAAAAGAAGCTGAAATGAAAGCTGCTAAAAATGCACTTTTAAAGCTTGAAAAAAATAAAAATTAA
- a CDS encoding class I SAM-dependent methyltransferase: protein MNKSKSDKVKDFYENWDVSKYPDYLKVLMEFEENLIFKIISKDDFFKSLSKSPKNIKVLDCGCGFGSFYDLTKDFDTIYLDFSLNLLRKFKIEKNKICASIENLPFKDGIFDLILCINVLEHVDFKKAVFEVKRVLKTNGRAYFIVVNSDSIINDEIFVEWKIPHNLISKSDFNDIESEDFKIDYIKSFYFLHPFFKVFPKPILKGIINLFFKNDEKISSFLKFKGQFLICRMVKK, encoded by the coding sequence ATGAATAAATCAAAATCAGATAAAGTAAAAGATTTTTATGAAAATTGGGATGTTTCAAAGTATCCTGATTACTTAAAAGTATTAATGGAGTTTGAAGAAAACCTCATTTTTAAAATAATTTCAAAAGATGACTTTTTTAAATCTTTATCCAAATCCCCAAAAAATATCAAAGTACTCGATTGCGGATGCGGTTTTGGTTCATTTTACGACTTAACAAAAGATTTTGATACAATTTATCTCGATTTTTCACTGAATCTTTTAAGAAAATTTAAAATAGAAAAAAATAAAATTTGTGCAAGTATTGAAAATTTACCATTTAAGGATGGTATTTTTGATTTAATCTTGTGTATCAATGTTTTAGAGCATGTCGATTTTAAAAAAGCAGTTTTTGAAGTAAAACGGGTTTTAAAAACAAATGGAAGGGCTTATTTTATCGTAGTAAATTCTGATTCAATAATTAATGACGAAATATTTGTTGAATGGAAAATACCTCACAATTTAATTTCAAAATCTGATTTTAACGATATTGAATCTGAAGATTTTAAAATAGACTATATAAAATCATTTTATTTTTTACATCCTTTCTTTAAGGTTTTTCCAAAACCTATTTTAAAAGGAATAATAAATTTATTTTTTAAAAATGATGAAAAGATTTCAAGTTTTTTGAAATTTAAAGGACAGTTTTTAATTTGCAGAATGGTGAAAAAATGA
- a CDS encoding LL-diaminopimelate aminotransferase — protein MESYIQNLFAERIGGKSFGKEDVIYKFEKIKRAKQAAKLKYPDMELIDMGVGEPDEMADESVVEVLCEEAKKHENRGYSDNGVQALKDEIPLYMEKVFGVKDLDPVNEVVHSIGSKPALAYITSVFINPGDVTLMTVPGYPVTATHTKWYGGSVETLPLLEKNNFLPELDAISKEVREKAKILYLNYPNNPTGAQATKKFYKEAVDFAFENDLIVIQDAAYAALTYGDKPLSFLTVKGAKEVGVEIHSFSKAYNMTGWRLAFVAGNELIVRGFAAVKDNYDSGQFIPIQKAGIHCLRHPEITEKTRAKYERRLSKMVKILKEAGFNAKMPGGTFYLYVKAPIGTKDGAKFANAEEFSQFMIKEKLISTVPWDDAGNFVRMAACFEAFKDGEISIEEEDRILNEVKRRLTEVEFVFE, from the coding sequence ATGGAAAGTTATATTCAAAACTTGTTCGCTGAAAGAATTGGTGGCAAAAGCTTTGGAAAAGAAGATGTAATCTACAAATTCGAAAAAATTAAAAGAGCAAAACAGGCTGCGAAATTAAAGTACCCCGACATGGAATTAATCGACATGGGTGTTGGGGAACCTGATGAAATGGCTGACGAGTCCGTAGTTGAAGTTTTATGCGAAGAAGCAAAAAAACACGAAAACAGAGGATATTCAGACAACGGTGTTCAAGCATTAAAAGATGAAATCCCACTTTACATGGAAAAAGTCTTTGGAGTTAAAGATTTAGACCCTGTAAACGAAGTAGTTCACTCAATCGGATCAAAACCTGCTTTAGCATACATTACATCGGTATTTATCAACCCTGGCGATGTAACCTTAATGACCGTTCCAGGATACCCTGTTACTGCAACACACACCAAATGGTATGGCGGAAGTGTAGAAACCTTGCCATTATTGGAAAAAAATAACTTCTTGCCAGAACTCGATGCAATTTCAAAAGAAGTTAGGGAAAAAGCAAAAATTCTCTACTTAAACTACCCAAACAACCCAACTGGTGCACAGGCTACCAAAAAATTCTACAAAGAAGCAGTTGATTTTGCATTTGAAAACGATTTAATTGTTATTCAAGACGCTGCATATGCTGCATTAACTTACGGCGACAAACCGCTTTCATTCCTTACCGTAAAAGGTGCAAAAGAAGTTGGTGTTGAAATTCACAGCTTCTCAAAAGCATACAACATGACCGGATGGAGACTTGCATTCGTTGCAGGAAACGAACTTATCGTAAGGGGCTTTGCAGCAGTTAAAGATAATTACGATAGCGGACAGTTCATTCCAATCCAAAAAGCAGGAATTCACTGTTTAAGACACCCTGAAATCACTGAAAAAACAAGGGCAAAATACGAAAGAAGACTTTCAAAAATGGTTAAAATCTTAAAAGAAGCAGGATTTAACGCAAAAATGCCTGGAGGAACATTCTACCTCTATGTAAAAGCCCCAATTGGAACAAAAGACGGCGCTAAATTTGCAAATGCTGAAGAGTTTTCGCAATTTATGATAAAAGAAAAACTTATTTCAACTGTGCCTTGGGACGATGCAGGCAACTTTGTAAGGATGGCAGCATGCTTTGAAGCATTCAAAGACGGCGAAATTTCAATCGAAGAAGAAGACAGAATCTTAAACGAAGTTAAAAGAAGATTAACTGAAGTAGAATTTGTTTTCGAATAA
- a CDS encoding TldD/PmbA family protein, whose protein sequence is METDLGYIIDKIMEISENKGFKTEVFISKGKHFSSELDGENLDSIEESDDFGIGVRVIKDKKVGFAYSSKKDVDVVNKAMENLIYDSDTSFSNPGKYAHPKGMLYGNVKTLSEKELIDALFEMKDILKENKITTVSGGVSNSYDYSRIVNSNGVDVEEESTYYSASIAGINNGETAYDYLTKNNIFDVKELAENVVEFLKNPNAIKTEFEGNIVLDQRALNSLLSYTLIPAFNAENVQRNRSVLKDRLGEEVFGEKITIEDDGTRDYSLYSAVVDGEGTPTQKTMLIENGVLKNYLYDIKRANIEEKESTGNASRGYSSFPSVGPTNIVIEPVEKQENIDEYLYINTLIGTHTANPITGDFSVEISNSYIMKKGEKTPVKKGLLSGNIFEILKTAIPLDRVEQRGKLISPPLLFTGKILV, encoded by the coding sequence ATGGAAACGGATTTAGGATACATTATTGACAAAATTATGGAAATTTCAGAAAATAAAGGTTTTAAAACCGAAGTATTTATCTCAAAAGGAAAACACTTCAGTTCAGAACTTGATGGAGAAAATTTAGATTCGATTGAGGAATCTGATGATTTTGGAATTGGAGTAAGGGTTATTAAAGATAAAAAAGTTGGATTTGCATATTCCTCTAAAAAAGATGTCGATGTAGTAAATAAGGCGATGGAAAATTTAATTTATGATTCTGATACAAGTTTCTCAAATCCTGGAAAATATGCACATCCCAAAGGAATGTTATACGGCAACGTCAAAACCCTATCTGAAAAGGAATTGATCGATGCACTTTTTGAAATGAAAGATATTTTAAAAGAAAATAAAATTACAACTGTAAGCGGTGGAGTTTCGAATTCTTACGACTATTCGAGAATTGTAAATTCAAACGGTGTTGATGTTGAAGAAGAAAGTACCTACTACTCTGCATCAATTGCTGGAATCAATAATGGGGAAACTGCATACGATTATTTAACAAAAAACAATATTTTTGATGTTAAAGAACTTGCAGAAAACGTTGTAGAATTTTTGAAAAATCCAAATGCGATAAAAACGGAATTTGAAGGAAATATCGTGTTGGATCAGAGGGCTTTAAACTCACTTTTAAGCTACACACTTATTCCTGCATTTAATGCTGAAAATGTTCAGAGAAACAGGTCAGTATTAAAAGATAGACTCGGTGAAGAAGTATTTGGAGAAAAAATCACAATTGAAGACGATGGAACGAGAGATTACTCGCTTTATTCAGCAGTTGTGGATGGCGAAGGAACTCCAACTCAAAAAACTATGCTTATTGAAAATGGTGTTTTGAAAAACTATCTCTACGATATCAAAAGGGCAAATATCGAAGAAAAAGAATCCACCGGAAATGCGAGCAGAGGATATTCAAGCTTTCCATCAGTTGGACCTACAAATATCGTAATTGAGCCTGTTGAAAAACAGGAAAACATTGATGAATATCTCTACATCAACACGCTAATTGGAACGCATACTGCAAACCCGATTACGGGAGACTTTTCAGTTGAAATCAGCAACAGCTACATAATGAAAAAAGGCGAAAAAACACCGGTCAAAAAAGGACTTCTTTCTGGAAATATCTTTGAAATCTTAAAAACTGCAATTCCACTCGATAGAGTTGAACAGAGAGGAAAATTAATTTCTCCACCACTTCTATTCACTGGAAAAATCCTCGTTTAA
- a CDS encoding phosphoglycerate kinase, which produces MFLTLDDFELEGKTVALRVDINSPIDVNTGDILDDTRIKACYDTITGLSKKGAKVVILAHQSRPGKKDFTTLEAHAKKLSEVLNMEVTHVDGLICASARDAILSMDNGEIILLENVRLLAEEVLSDWKSWEAITPEKQAKTVMIKKLHPFFDYFVNDAFAAAHRAQPSLVGFSYYVPMLCGRVMEKELFTLTKVLKNPERPCVFALGGAKADDSIEVLKNVLEKQTADQVLTSGVVANIFLVAKGYKIGPNENLIADMGYTGQIEIAKELISKYGDKIVVPIDAGLNVDGERVEKELDINEEITHPIHDMGENTMKLYEEILKNAKTIVANGPAGVFENKNFLKGTEELLKSVANSEGFSVIGGGHLSAAAEVVGLAGKMGHISTGGGACIEFLAGKKLPVIEMLSESYEKHKI; this is translated from the coding sequence ATGTTTTTAACTCTTGACGACTTTGAATTGGAAGGGAAAACGGTTGCATTGAGAGTTGACATTAATAGCCCTATTGATGTTAATACTGGCGATATTTTAGATGATACAAGGATTAAAGCCTGTTACGATACAATAACTGGCCTTTCAAAAAAAGGAGCAAAGGTTGTTATTTTAGCACACCAGAGCAGACCTGGAAAAAAAGACTTCACAACACTCGAAGCTCACGCAAAAAAACTCTCCGAAGTATTAAATATGGAAGTTACACACGTAGATGGCTTAATTTGTGCATCTGCACGTGATGCAATTCTTTCAATGGATAATGGGGAAATAATTCTTCTTGAAAACGTAAGGCTTCTTGCAGAAGAAGTATTGTCCGATTGGAAATCTTGGGAAGCAATTACCCCTGAAAAACAGGCTAAAACAGTTATGATTAAAAAATTACATCCTTTTTTTGATTATTTTGTTAACGATGCATTTGCAGCCGCTCACAGGGCTCAACCTTCTCTTGTAGGGTTTTCATACTATGTTCCGATGTTATGCGGAAGGGTAATGGAAAAAGAATTGTTTACACTTACAAAAGTTCTTAAAAACCCTGAAAGACCCTGCGTATTTGCATTAGGCGGTGCAAAAGCGGATGACAGCATTGAAGTATTGAAAAATGTACTCGAAAAACAAACTGCTGACCAGGTTTTAACAAGCGGTGTAGTTGCAAATATATTTTTAGTTGCAAAAGGCTACAAAATCGGCCCAAATGAAAATTTAATTGCAGATATGGGTTATACTGGCCAGATAGAAATTGCAAAAGAGTTAATTTCAAAATATGGGGACAAAATCGTAGTTCCGATCGATGCAGGATTAAATGTTGATGGTGAAAGAGTTGAAAAAGAACTCGACATAAACGAAGAAATAACTCATCCTATTCATGACATGGGCGAAAACACAATGAAATTATACGAAGAAATTTTGAAAAATGCAAAAACAATTGTTGCAAATGGTCCTGCTGGAGTTTTCGAAAATAAAAATTTCTTGAAAGGAACAGAAGAACTTTTAAAAAGCGTCGCAAATTCCGAAGGCTTTTCAGTTATTGGTGGGGGCCACCTCTCAGCAGCTGCAGAAGTTGTTGGTTTAGCTGGAAAAATGGGCCACATAAGCACTGGTGGCGGTGCATGCATTGAATTTTTGGCAGGTAAAAAACTTCCAGTAATTGAGATGTTATCAGAATCCTACGAAAAACATAAAATTTAA
- a CDS encoding protein translocase subunit SecF yields MNINYKVLTIIPIILALLSLALVSVNGLKESIDVSGGTEISILASENTDLSVLKEQLPDSEVKISESSIGTFVVIKSGLATDVDSVRAVVKEFFNVDDLSELSYTEKQIGSVLSSKFWEEGMKAVGFAFIFMAIVVYAIFRTPVPSGAVILAAASDMAIAIGGMSLFGIPVSTATIAALLMLVGYSVDTDIMLTTRVLKRRTGTLDERIAGAMKTGITMSLTTIFAMAVLYLVVTFVVPAADVLANIAAVLLIGLIGDLMLTWMTNAGILRYYMTEYKKGK; encoded by the coding sequence ATGAATATCAACTATAAGGTGTTAACAATTATTCCAATAATTTTAGCACTACTATCTTTGGCCCTTGTATCTGTAAACGGGCTCAAAGAAAGCATTGACGTAAGTGGGGGGACTGAAATAAGCATCCTCGCATCCGAAAACACAGATTTAAGTGTATTGAAAGAACAACTGCCCGATTCAGAAGTTAAAATATCAGAATCTTCAATCGGAACGTTTGTGGTAATTAAATCTGGCTTAGCTACTGACGTAGATTCAGTAAGGGCAGTAGTAAAGGAATTTTTTAATGTGGATGATCTTTCAGAATTAAGCTACACTGAAAAACAAATCGGTTCAGTTTTGAGCAGTAAATTCTGGGAAGAAGGAATGAAAGCAGTAGGATTTGCGTTTATATTTATGGCAATTGTAGTTTATGCGATATTTAGAACTCCTGTTCCAAGTGGGGCAGTTATTCTCGCAGCAGCGTCAGACATGGCAATTGCGATTGGTGGAATGAGTTTATTTGGAATTCCAGTTTCAACTGCAACAATTGCGGCACTTTTGATGCTTGTTGGTTATAGTGTTGACACAGACATCATGCTTACAACAAGAGTGTTGAAAAGAAGAACCGGAACTCTTGATGAAAGAATTGCTGGTGCAATGAAAACAGGAATAACAATGTCTCTTACGACGATTTTTGCAATGGCCGTATTGTACCTCGTAGTTACATTCGTAGTTCCTGCAGCAGACGTTCTTGCAAATATCGCAGCAGTACTTCTTATCGGATTGATTGGCGATTTAATGCTTACCTGGATGACAAATGCAGGAATTTTAAGATACTATATGACTGAATACAAAAAAGGGAAGTAA